A genomic segment from Myxococcales bacterium encodes:
- a CDS encoding 2Fe-2S iron-sulfur cluster binding domain-containing protein produces MAKVRFKGYGEVEVPVGTTILKAAQGIDAPEGYACGGVCACSTCHVYVTSGQGLLSEQEDEEADMLDKAFDVRANSRLGCQSTIEREGEIEVEITRESLEAFENEHPEHRGKYTTWRKSAS; encoded by the coding sequence ATGGCGAAGGTTCGCTTCAAGGGATACGGTGAGGTCGAGGTGCCCGTGGGCACGACCATCCTCAAGGCGGCGCAGGGGATCGACGCGCCCGAGGGCTACGCGTGCGGCGGCGTCTGCGCCTGTTCGACGTGCCACGTGTACGTGACGTCGGGCCAGGGGCTCTTGTCGGAGCAAGAGGACGAGGAGGCCGACATGCTCGACAAGGCCTTCGACGTCCGCGCAAACTCGCGGCTCGGCTGTCAGTCAACGATCGAACGCGAAGGCGAGATCGAGGTCGAGATCACGCGCGAGAGCCTTGAGGCCTTCGAGAACGAACACCCCGAGCACCGCGGGAAATACACGACCTGGCGGAAGAGCGCCTCGTAG
- a CDS encoding serine hydroxymethyltransferase, translated as MTTVKEPGLLEADAEIAKLIAQENVREHESLRLIASENYASRAVMEATGSCLTNKYSEGYAGKRYYEGQAVIDAVEELAVSRVKALFGAEHANVQPYSGSPANLAVYLAFCQAGDTIMGLGLPFGGHLTHGHTVSITGKYFKSVPYGVKKDDCRIDMDNVRALAKEHRPKLLWAGTTAYPRTLDWAAFRSIADEVGAILAADIAHISGLVCAGVHPSPIGIADVVTSTTHKTFRGPRGGMIMCKKEHASAIDRAVFPGLQGGPHNHTTAGIAVAAREAMTPAFKAYAAAVVENAKALAEALSARGFSLVTGGTDNHLLLIDLTSKNVAGKIAAKALDRAGIVLNYNSVPFDPRKPFDPSGIRLGTPAVTSRGMGKDMMLKLAAWMDRVVAAPDDGALHDKIAAEVREACDAFPAPGLRL; from the coding sequence ATGACGACCGTGAAGGAACCGGGCCTCCTCGAAGCCGACGCCGAAATCGCCAAGCTCATCGCTCAGGAGAACGTGCGCGAGCACGAGTCGCTCCGCCTCATCGCGAGCGAAAACTACGCCTCCCGCGCCGTCATGGAGGCGACCGGCTCGTGCCTCACCAACAAGTACTCGGAGGGCTACGCCGGCAAGCGCTACTACGAGGGTCAAGCGGTCATCGACGCCGTCGAGGAGCTCGCCGTTTCCCGCGTGAAGGCGCTCTTCGGTGCGGAGCACGCGAACGTGCAACCGTACTCCGGCAGCCCCGCCAACCTCGCCGTCTACCTGGCCTTCTGCCAAGCGGGTGACACCATCATGGGCCTCGGCCTCCCCTTCGGCGGCCACCTGACGCACGGCCACACCGTCTCGATCACCGGCAAGTATTTCAAGAGCGTGCCCTACGGCGTCAAGAAGGACGACTGCCGCATCGACATGGACAACGTGCGCGCGCTGGCCAAGGAGCACCGTCCCAAGCTTCTTTGGGCCGGAACGACGGCGTACCCCCGGACGCTCGACTGGGCCGCGTTTCGGTCCATCGCCGACGAGGTCGGCGCGATCTTGGCGGCAGACATCGCGCACATCTCGGGGCTCGTTTGCGCCGGCGTGCACCCCTCCCCTATCGGGATCGCCGACGTGGTGACCTCGACGACCCACAAGACCTTCCGCGGTCCCCGCGGCGGCATGATCATGTGCAAGAAAGAGCACGCGTCGGCCATCGACCGCGCGGTGTTCCCCGGTCTGCAGGGCGGGCCGCACAACCACACGACGGCGGGCATCGCCGTCGCCGCGCGCGAGGCGATGACGCCGGCCTTCAAGGCCTACGCCGCCGCCGTCGTCGAGAACGCGAAGGCCCTGGCTGAGGCGCTCTCCGCTCGTGGCTTTTCACTCGTCACCGGCGGCACCGACAACCACCTCTTGCTCATCGATCTCACAAGCAAGAACGTGGCGGGCAAGATCGCCGCGAAGGCGCTCGATCGAGCGGGCATCGTCCTCAACTACAACTCGGTCCCCTTCGACCCGCGCAAGCCCTTCGATCCGTCGGGGATTCGCCTCGGCACCCCGGCCGTCACGTCGCGCGGCATGGGCAAGGACATGATGCTCAAGCTTGCCGCGTGGATGGATCGCGTGGTCGCCGCGCCCGACGACGGCGCGCTCCACGACAAGATCGCCGCCGAGGTCCGCGAAGCGTGCGACGCGTTCCCCGCGCCCGGGCTTCGCCTGTAA
- a CDS encoding protein kinase, protein MVDLDTRYLRGRSPDGGPARDPFGLIGQVLDEQFRVESVLGEGGFSVVYRGTHLGLSEPIAIKCLKLPVALGSAAVESFVQRFRDEGRILYKLSQGNLHIVRSIASGMTMGPLTGALIPYTVLEWLDGYSLASELEARRQAGLQGRTLAEAIPLLDSAVLAVVYAHTQGVVHRDLNPGNIFFAKTREGVRAKVLDFGLAKVVSDHAIELGPRAETLSHIQIFAPAYAAPEQMDKRLGPVGAWTDVYTLALVLLEVMADRSIITGEHLGEIMAKTLGLHRPTPRNVGLTVSDEVEALFASALELDPTKRPLDAGVFWGALKNCVSKENPPRAAVKPLAVSPMDAFLSLPLPGAAGGPTSTAGGAAGTPSGAAAGALSGKGALNQTMPMSSARPSGQPSSGPSSAQGAFPRMASTMPLGDAIAEAKRRAFGPKEASIGGVALPPNDTPALSRGPSDRPTVEIPAPASQTSRNGRLLVLGIAALIAILGAAFVLKGFLSR, encoded by the coding sequence ATGGTGGACCTTGACACCCGATACCTTCGCGGTCGCTCTCCCGACGGGGGGCCGGCGCGCGACCCCTTTGGTCTCATAGGCCAGGTCTTAGACGAACAGTTCCGCGTCGAGTCGGTGCTCGGCGAGGGTGGCTTCAGCGTGGTCTACCGGGGGACGCACCTGGGCCTGTCGGAGCCCATCGCGATCAAGTGCCTCAAGCTCCCCGTGGCCCTCGGCTCGGCGGCCGTCGAGTCCTTCGTGCAGCGCTTTCGCGATGAGGGACGCATCCTCTACAAGCTCTCGCAGGGCAACCTCCACATCGTTCGCAGCATCGCCAGCGGCATGACCATGGGGCCGCTCACCGGCGCGCTCATCCCGTACACGGTCCTCGAGTGGCTCGACGGCTATTCGCTCGCCTCGGAGCTTGAGGCTCGACGGCAGGCCGGGCTCCAGGGCCGCACCCTCGCCGAAGCGATCCCGTTGCTCGACTCGGCGGTGCTTGCGGTCGTCTACGCCCACACGCAAGGTGTCGTTCACCGCGATCTGAACCCCGGAAACATCTTCTTTGCGAAGACCCGCGAAGGCGTCCGCGCCAAGGTCCTCGACTTCGGTCTCGCGAAGGTCGTCAGCGATCACGCCATCGAGCTCGGGCCCCGCGCCGAGACGCTCTCGCACATCCAGATCTTTGCCCCCGCGTACGCGGCCCCCGAGCAAATGGACAAGCGCCTTGGGCCCGTTGGGGCGTGGACCGACGTCTACACGCTCGCGCTGGTGCTCCTCGAGGTGATGGCTGATCGGTCCATCATCACCGGCGAGCACCTCGGTGAGATCATGGCGAAGACGCTCGGGCTCCATCGGCCCACGCCTCGCAACGTTGGCCTCACGGTGTCCGACGAGGTGGAGGCGCTCTTCGCCAGCGCCTTGGAGCTCGATCCAACGAAGCGGCCTCTGGACGCCGGTGTCTTCTGGGGTGCGCTCAAGAACTGCGTCAGCAAGGAGAACCCGCCGCGCGCCGCGGTGAAGCCGCTCGCGGTGAGCCCCATGGACGCGTTTCTCAGCTTGCCGCTGCCGGGAGCTGCCGGCGGCCCGACGAGCACCGCCGGTGGCGCCGCCGGCACCCCGTCTGGGGCCGCGGCTGGCGCGCTGTCGGGCAAGGGCGCGCTCAATCAGACGATGCCCATGAGCAGCGCTCGGCCCTCGGGCCAGCCCTCGAGCGGGCCCTCAAGCGCGCAGGGCGCCTTTCCGCGAATGGCGAGCACGATGCCCCTGGGCGACGCGATCGCCGAGGCGAAGCGCCGGGCCTTCGGGCCGAAGGAAGCTTCCATTGGTGGCGTCGCGCTCCCGCCCAACGACACGCCCGCCTTGTCGAGGGGCCCGAGCGACCGGCCGACCGTCGAAATCCCCGCTCCCGCAAGCCAAACGAGCCGCAACGGGCGCCTCTTGGTCCTGGGCATCGCAGCGCTCATCGCCATCCTGGGGGCTGCCTTCGTGCTGAAGGGGTTCTTGTCGCGCTGA
- a CDS encoding protein kinase gives MAADAFGLIGKVLGGQFRVDDCVGEGGFSVVYKGFHMGLKEPVAIKCLRLPQLEKKELADQFAHRFRDESRIAYRLSQGNLNIVRSITSGSAQDAKGGLVPYMVLEWLAGETLGALLRRRRSQLSENERGRSVAETVLLFAPAAEALGYAHSHGVIHRDIKPQNLFLAETKDSRRLKVLDFGMAKILSDGTLGVAPLAQSISTTAPVFSPPYAAPEQFDWKVGLIGTWTDVYSFAMVFLEALSDRRVRQGESLAECMVEACDARRTVKVSEHCSHLGPALLQVLTRALSLKPKERPVDMTEFWAQVVEADRQDGPRGPAPAVGDSEDDAATAVSDTRGLFTNADLGATVPGVQPAAARQLEVKTAPKPFVPPGVDAEVTETRTFSDVRAAAMERPPPVSVSPLSQLDKTIVTAPPVHQASPMTRTLMGTGPLVAPPSAQAPPDKQGGLNKTLALGAAYPAPASRGLAPAATPAPVAAPIEEMTRARTEPAPPLSMTAADAAPPVERGPHPYESTAIVNTGTHYPDIMAGHHATAPQGAAALGTPAFGAPAYRPEATATHTATAPVAASAYGPMGAEPQPPSHRHGAPGATPLASPEPQTIGYSPVAPAPAYGPPPTGYGAEGYVNVTAPASPKRVPPLLIAAIGVVVLFVLVGIGVAAYFIAKPRYAAVPPTVIAPAAPAAPTSAGSGAAESPPAVSNAATVEPPPLPVPAEPAPTPPPALATAEPPAAPTEPPVATQPNEPAPRPVEPPRPLVPEPKRPAAPSPPRPAAPVAQRPAAPTPVAATPVAPNAFNPDAARSALRSMEGILASCKKADGPTGPGKVRVTFANSGAVQSAAMLGAPYEGTPTGECAASRFRMARVTAFEGAPGSLDYAFRINK, from the coding sequence ATGGCAGCGGACGCGTTCGGCCTCATCGGCAAGGTCTTGGGAGGCCAGTTCCGCGTCGACGACTGCGTCGGAGAGGGCGGCTTCAGCGTCGTCTATAAGGGCTTCCATATGGGCTTGAAGGAGCCCGTCGCCATCAAGTGCCTCCGCCTTCCGCAGCTCGAGAAGAAGGAGCTCGCGGACCAATTCGCCCATCGCTTCCGCGACGAGAGCCGCATCGCGTATCGGCTCTCGCAGGGCAACCTGAACATCGTTCGCAGCATCACCAGCGGCTCGGCACAGGACGCAAAGGGCGGCCTCGTCCCGTACATGGTGCTCGAGTGGCTCGCCGGCGAGACCCTCGGAGCGCTCCTCCGGCGACGGCGCAGTCAGCTTTCCGAGAATGAGCGTGGGCGCAGCGTGGCGGAGACCGTTTTACTCTTCGCCCCCGCCGCCGAGGCGCTGGGCTACGCGCACTCGCACGGCGTCATTCACCGGGACATCAAGCCGCAGAACCTGTTCCTCGCGGAGACGAAGGATTCGCGACGGCTCAAGGTGCTCGACTTCGGTATGGCGAAGATCCTGAGCGACGGCACGCTGGGCGTTGCGCCGTTGGCTCAAAGCATCAGCACCACCGCTCCCGTCTTCTCGCCGCCCTATGCGGCGCCCGAGCAGTTCGACTGGAAGGTCGGCCTCATCGGCACGTGGACCGACGTCTACTCCTTCGCCATGGTCTTCCTGGAGGCCCTCAGCGATCGCCGCGTGCGGCAAGGTGAGAGCCTCGCCGAGTGCATGGTGGAGGCCTGCGACGCGAGGCGCACGGTCAAGGTTTCAGAGCATTGTAGCCACCTCGGGCCAGCCCTCCTGCAGGTCCTGACGCGCGCGTTGTCGCTCAAGCCCAAGGAGCGCCCCGTCGACATGACGGAGTTCTGGGCGCAAGTCGTCGAAGCCGACAGGCAAGATGGTCCCCGTGGGCCCGCGCCTGCCGTCGGGGATTCGGAAGACGACGCCGCGACCGCCGTGAGTGACACGCGAGGCCTCTTCACGAACGCCGATCTCGGCGCGACGGTACCCGGCGTGCAGCCCGCGGCGGCGCGGCAGCTAGAGGTGAAGACGGCACCGAAGCCCTTCGTTCCTCCGGGCGTTGACGCTGAGGTGACCGAGACGCGGACCTTCAGCGATGTTCGCGCCGCGGCCATGGAACGGCCGCCGCCGGTGAGCGTCTCCCCGCTCAGCCAGCTCGACAAGACCATCGTGACGGCGCCGCCCGTTCATCAGGCGTCGCCCATGACGCGCACGCTGATGGGAACGGGGCCCCTCGTCGCGCCGCCTTCGGCGCAGGCACCTCCCGACAAGCAGGGTGGCCTCAACAAGACCCTCGCGCTCGGCGCCGCGTACCCAGCGCCTGCGTCGCGAGGCCTCGCGCCGGCCGCAACGCCCGCCCCGGTCGCGGCACCGATCGAAGAAATGACCCGCGCGCGCACCGAGCCTGCTCCGCCGCTGTCGATGACCGCGGCCGATGCGGCGCCGCCCGTCGAGCGAGGCCCGCATCCGTACGAATCGACGGCCATCGTCAACACGGGCACGCACTACCCCGACATCATGGCCGGTCATCACGCCACGGCGCCGCAAGGCGCGGCCGCCCTCGGGACGCCCGCGTTCGGCGCGCCGGCGTACCGACCGGAGGCCACGGCGACGCACACGGCCACCGCACCCGTGGCCGCTTCGGCGTACGGCCCCATGGGGGCCGAACCGCAACCGCCGTCGCATCGGCACGGCGCGCCGGGCGCGACACCGCTGGCTTCGCCAGAGCCGCAAACGATCGGCTATTCGCCCGTCGCGCCCGCGCCTGCCTACGGTCCACCGCCGACGGGGTACGGGGCCGAGGGCTACGTGAACGTGACGGCCCCGGCGTCGCCAAAACGCGTCCCGCCGCTGCTCATCGCGGCCATCGGTGTCGTGGTGCTCTTCGTCCTCGTGGGCATCGGCGTCGCGGCGTACTTCATCGCCAAGCCGCGCTACGCGGCGGTTCCCCCGACGGTGATCGCGCCGGCCGCACCGGCGGCGCCGACCTCGGCAGGTTCGGGTGCGGCCGAGTCGCCGCCGGCGGTGTCGAACGCGGCGACCGTCGAACCGCCTCCTCTGCCAGTTCCCGCGGAGCCGGCGCCAACGCCGCCGCCCGCGCTCGCCACGGCGGAACCGCCTGCCGCCCCGACCGAGCCACCGGTCGCGACCCAACCTAACGAGCCGGCGCCGCGCCCCGTCGAGCCCCCACGGCCTCTGGTCCCCGAGCCCAAGAGGCCGGCGGCGCCCTCGCCACCGCGTCCTGCCGCGCCCGTCGCGCAGAGGCCCGCAGCGCCGACTCCCGTAGCGGCCACGCCCGTTGCGCCCAACGCCTTCAACCCGGACGCGGCGCGCTCGGCGCTTCGTTCCATGGAGGGAATACTTGCAAGCTGCAAGAAGGCCGACGGGCCGACGGGACCGGGCAAGGTTCGCGTGACCTTCGCCAACTCCGGCGCCGTGCAGTCGGCGGCGATGTTGGGCGCGCCCTACGAGGGCACGCCGACAGGTGAGTGCGCCGCGTCGCGCTTCCGAATGGCGCGCGTTACCGCCTTCGAAGGGGCGCCGGGGAGCCTGGACTACGCGTTTCGCATCAACAAGTAG
- the hemL gene encoding glutamate-1-semialdehyde 2,1-aminomutase: MTDKKSLELFERASRLMPGGVNSPVRAFRAVGGHPIFVERAEGATLVGADGTRYIDCVGSWGPMILGHANAKVVAAIQEAATRGTSYGAPTELEVRFAEKVVELYPSIQMLRAVSSGTEATMAALRVARGFTGRELIVKFEGCYHGHADFLLVKAGSGAATLGVPDSAGVPAGSAGTTLTLPYNDVGALTRLMSAEGSRIAAVIVEPVVGNMGCVAPEPGFLEAILSLCDQHGAVSIFDEVMTGCRVARGGMQERAKLKPAMTCLGKIVGGGLPLAVYGGRRDIMEKVAPLGPVYQAGTLSGNPVAVSAALATMAQLDAALYAKLERLGARLEDGFRKSISAHGSAACVQRVGSMLTLFFTKGPVRSWTDAATCDRERFAAFHGALLAGGVYWPPSQFEAAFLSGAHTEADIDRIVAVADRALAE; encoded by the coding sequence ATGACTGACAAAAAGAGTCTTGAGCTCTTCGAGCGCGCCTCCCGCCTCATGCCCGGTGGCGTCAACAGCCCCGTCCGCGCGTTCCGCGCCGTTGGTGGTCATCCGATCTTTGTCGAGCGAGCCGAAGGCGCCACGCTCGTGGGCGCCGACGGCACGCGCTACATCGACTGCGTGGGCTCTTGGGGCCCGATGATCCTAGGCCACGCGAACGCCAAGGTCGTCGCGGCGATTCAAGAGGCCGCCACGCGAGGCACCAGCTACGGCGCACCGACAGAGCTTGAGGTGCGCTTCGCCGAGAAGGTCGTCGAGCTCTACCCGAGCATCCAGATGCTCCGCGCTGTCTCCAGTGGAACCGAGGCGACGATGGCGGCGCTTCGCGTGGCTCGCGGCTTTACCGGCCGCGAGCTCATCGTGAAATTTGAGGGCTGCTACCACGGTCACGCGGACTTCCTCTTGGTCAAGGCCGGGTCTGGCGCCGCCACGCTCGGCGTGCCCGACTCGGCCGGCGTCCCTGCGGGGTCGGCGGGCACGACCTTGACGCTCCCCTACAACGACGTCGGCGCGTTGACGCGCCTCATGTCCGCCGAAGGTAGCCGCATCGCGGCCGTCATCGTCGAACCCGTCGTGGGCAACATGGGATGCGTCGCGCCGGAGCCGGGCTTCCTCGAGGCCATCTTGTCGTTGTGCGACCAGCACGGCGCCGTCTCGATCTTCGATGAAGTCATGACCGGATGCCGCGTCGCACGCGGCGGCATGCAGGAGCGCGCGAAGCTCAAGCCCGCGATGACCTGCCTCGGCAAGATCGTTGGCGGCGGCCTGCCGCTGGCTGTCTACGGCGGGCGCCGCGACATCATGGAGAAGGTGGCGCCGCTCGGGCCCGTCTACCAGGCGGGCACCTTGAGTGGCAATCCGGTCGCCGTGAGCGCAGCCCTCGCGACGATGGCGCAGCTCGACGCGGCCCTTTACGCGAAGCTCGAGCGACTCGGCGCACGGCTGGAGGACGGCTTTCGCAAGTCCATCTCGGCGCACGGCTCGGCTGCCTGCGTGCAGCGTGTTGGCTCGATGCTCACGCTGTTCTTTACCAAAGGCCCCGTTCGCTCGTGGACCGATGCGGCGACTTGCGATCGCGAGCGCTTCGCGGCGTTCCACGGCGCGCTCTTGGCCGGTGGCGTCTACTGGCCGCCGTCGCAGTTCGAAGCGGCCTTCCTGAGCGGAGCGCACACGGAGGCGGACATCGATCGGATCGTCGCCGTGGCCGATCGCGCCCTCGCGGAGTGA
- a CDS encoding pyruvate, phosphate dikinase has protein sequence MAKSVFYFGDGVAEGDPKRRDLLGGKGAGLCEMTSLGLPVPAGFTIATSVCHEFLSRLKGTTPSEAMAALPSEVAEEMAAALARVELSVGMRFGDAKNPLLVSVRSGARASMPGMMDTILNLGLNDAVAAGLVERTKNERFVFDAYRRFLVMFSDVALGVKKDLFEHDLEEARARTAAARGIDTSRTNTEELKRKLPDSELPASELRDLVARYKAIVKAQTGQDFPSDPRIQLTLAVAAVFGSWKNHRALVYRRMHDIPDAWGTACNIQAMVFGNLGDTSATGVAFTRNPSTGEKKVFGEWLPNAQGEDVVAGIRTPHPIADGGDSLEAKMPASYGTLLEICAKLEGHFRDMQDLEFTIQDNKLYMLQCRSGKRTGKAAIRVAAEMVKEGLITQDEAVRRVDPASLDQLLHPTLDPKALTKPIARGLAASPGAAAGHVVFSADEAEEKAAQGKPVMLVRIETSPEDIHGMKAARGIITARGGMTSHAAVVARGMGKPCIAGCSAVAIDYQKQIATVSLYDDDGKNAGTVVVKKGDLITIDGGTGKIYQGAVATIPAALTGEFAEVMRWADAARRLRVRANADTPLDAKTARSFGAEGIGLCRTEHMFFDEDRIAAMREMILADDLAGREKALAKLIPYQREDFVGIFREMDGLPVTIRLLDPPLHEFLPTEPHQLDALAKTMGVSAAHLAARVKELHEMNPMLGHRGVRLAITFPEIYAMQVRAILEAAKSARASGIDVHPEIMIPLAMTKTEPDLMRAVVDTVAREVFGDGSAVPFTFGTMIELPRAALRAGSLAETAEFFSFGTNDLTQCTMGLSRDDAGSFLPAYVDQGILPKDPFVALDQSGVGELVEMAAARGKKTRPTIKIGICGEHGGDPSSVAFFHRAGLDYVSCSPFRVPIARLAAAQAALAAKSTTDATSTA, from the coding sequence ATGGCAAAGAGCGTATTTTACTTCGGCGACGGCGTTGCCGAGGGTGATCCCAAGCGACGTGATTTGCTCGGCGGCAAGGGCGCCGGCCTGTGCGAAATGACGAGCCTCGGGCTGCCGGTCCCGGCGGGGTTCACCATCGCCACGAGCGTCTGCCACGAGTTCCTGTCGCGGCTCAAGGGGACGACGCCGTCGGAAGCCATGGCGGCGCTCCCAAGCGAGGTGGCCGAGGAGATGGCGGCGGCGCTCGCGCGCGTTGAACTGAGCGTCGGGATGCGCTTCGGCGACGCCAAAAACCCGCTCCTCGTGAGCGTGCGTTCCGGCGCGCGCGCCTCGATGCCGGGCATGATGGACACGATCCTGAACCTCGGCCTGAACGACGCCGTCGCGGCGGGCCTGGTGGAACGAACGAAGAACGAACGCTTCGTCTTCGACGCCTACCGGCGCTTCCTCGTGATGTTCTCCGACGTGGCGTTGGGCGTGAAGAAGGACCTCTTCGAGCACGATCTCGAAGAAGCTCGCGCTCGCACGGCCGCCGCCCGCGGCATCGACACGTCGCGAACCAACACGGAAGAGCTCAAGCGCAAGCTCCCCGACTCGGAGCTCCCCGCGAGCGAGCTTCGCGATCTCGTCGCGCGCTACAAGGCGATCGTCAAGGCGCAGACCGGGCAAGACTTCCCGTCGGACCCGCGCATTCAACTGACGCTCGCCGTCGCCGCGGTCTTCGGCTCTTGGAAGAACCATCGTGCCCTCGTCTATCGACGCATGCACGACATCCCCGACGCCTGGGGCACTGCGTGCAACATCCAGGCGATGGTCTTCGGCAACCTTGGCGACACGAGCGCCACCGGCGTTGCCTTTACGCGGAACCCCTCGACGGGCGAGAAGAAGGTCTTCGGCGAGTGGCTGCCCAACGCGCAGGGCGAAGACGTCGTGGCCGGCATCCGCACGCCCCACCCCATCGCCGACGGCGGCGATTCGCTCGAGGCGAAGATGCCCGCGTCGTACGGGACGCTCCTCGAGATTTGCGCCAAGCTCGAGGGTCACTTCCGGGACATGCAGGACCTCGAGTTCACGATCCAGGACAACAAGCTCTACATGCTCCAGTGTCGCTCGGGAAAGCGCACCGGAAAGGCGGCCATTCGCGTTGCCGCCGAGATGGTCAAAGAGGGCCTCATCACACAAGACGAGGCGGTGCGGCGCGTCGATCCGGCGTCGCTCGACCAGCTACTTCACCCGACGCTCGATCCCAAAGCGCTGACCAAGCCGATCGCGCGCGGCCTCGCCGCGAGCCCCGGCGCCGCCGCCGGCCACGTGGTCTTCTCCGCCGACGAGGCCGAGGAGAAGGCCGCGCAAGGCAAGCCCGTGATGCTGGTCCGCATCGAGACCTCTCCCGAAGACATTCACGGCATGAAGGCCGCGCGCGGGATCATCACGGCGCGGGGCGGCATGACGAGCCACGCGGCCGTTGTCGCGCGCGGCATGGGCAAACCCTGCATCGCCGGCTGCTCGGCGGTGGCCATCGACTACCAAAAGCAGATCGCCACCGTCTCGCTCTACGACGACGACGGCAAGAACGCCGGCACGGTCGTCGTGAAGAAGGGTGATCTCATCACCATCGACGGCGGCACGGGCAAGATCTACCAGGGCGCCGTGGCGACGATCCCCGCAGCGCTGACCGGTGAATTCGCCGAGGTCATGCGTTGGGCCGACGCCGCGCGGCGCCTTCGAGTTCGCGCCAACGCCGACACACCGCTCGACGCCAAGACGGCGCGCTCCTTCGGAGCAGAGGGCATCGGCCTCTGCCGCACCGAACACATGTTCTTCGACGAAGACCGCATCGCCGCGATGCGCGAGATGATCCTCGCCGACGACCTCGCCGGCCGCGAAAAGGCCCTCGCCAAGCTCATCCCGTACCAGCGGGAGGACTTCGTCGGCATCTTCCGTGAAATGGACGGGCTCCCGGTCACCATCCGTTTGCTCGATCCGCCGCTTCACGAGTTCCTCCCCACCGAGCCCCATCAGCTCGACGCCTTGGCCAAGACCATGGGCGTCTCGGCGGCGCACCTCGCCGCCCGCGTGAAGGAGCTGCACGAGATGAACCCGATGCTGGGTCATCGCGGCGTCCGCCTCGCCATCACCTTCCCTGAGATCTACGCGATGCAGGTGCGCGCCATCCTCGAGGCCGCGAAGAGCGCTCGCGCGAGCGGCATCGACGTTCACCCCGAGATCATGATTCCCCTCGCCATGACGAAGACGGAGCCCGACCTGATGCGCGCCGTCGTCGACACGGTCGCGCGCGAGGTCTTCGGAGACGGCTCGGCGGTGCCCTTCACCTTCGGGACCATGATCGAGCTGCCACGCGCCGCGCTCCGCGCCGGCTCCCTGGCGGAGACGGCGGAGTTCTTCTCCTTCGGCACCAACGATCTCACCCAGTGCACCATGGGCCTCTCGCGCGACGACGCCGGCAGCTTCTTGCCCGCCTACGTGGACCAGGGAATCCTGCCCAAAGATCCCTTCGTGGCGCTCGACCAGAGCGGCGTCGGAGAGCTCGTGGAGATGGCCGCCGCGCGCGGCAAGAAGACGCGACCGACGATCAAGATCGGCATCTGCGGCGAACACGGCGGCGACCCGTCAAGCGTCGCGTTCTTCCACCGCGCGGGCCTCGACTACGTCAGCTGCTCGCCCTTCCGAGTGCCCATCGCTCGCCTCGCCGCGGCGCAGGCGGCGCTCGCGGCGAAGTCGACGACCGACGCGACGTCGACCGCCTGA
- the ruvB gene encoding Holliday junction branch migration DNA helicase RuvB: MAKTKAKGEGPVDPAGPRPIDGQPQGDDARYDRTLRPQTFDDYVGQTKHKENLRVFVEAARRRGEPLDHLLLCGPPGLGKTTLAQILAHEMGTTLHMTNGPVVEHKGALAGLLTKLAPNDILFIDEIHRLNPVVEESLYPAMEDFRIDVMTGEGAFASSIQIGINPFTLIGATTRTGLLTAPLFSRFGHVLRLDFYPVEELTQIVMRSARLLGVAAEEKAAFEIAGRARGTPRIANRLLRRVRDFAEVLGTGAVDLAVVQTACRRLEIDAAGFDQMDRRLLAVIIDDYEGGPVGVETLAAALGEPRDTIEDVIEPFLLQQGFLGRTPRGRVATRKAYEHLGLSDRLGDRAEKSGVPQKKLFD; the protein is encoded by the coding sequence ATGGCGAAGACCAAAGCGAAAGGCGAGGGGCCCGTCGATCCGGCGGGGCCCCGCCCCATTGACGGGCAGCCGCAAGGCGACGACGCCCGCTACGATCGGACCCTCAGGCCCCAGACCTTCGACGATTACGTCGGTCAGACGAAACACAAGGAGAACCTCCGCGTCTTCGTCGAGGCGGCGCGCCGTCGCGGAGAGCCGCTCGATCACCTCCTCTTGTGCGGCCCGCCGGGCCTCGGCAAGACGACCCTCGCTCAGATCCTCGCCCACGAGATGGGCACCACGCTGCACATGACCAATGGGCCCGTCGTCGAGCACAAGGGCGCGCTGGCGGGCTTGCTCACGAAGCTCGCGCCCAACGACATCCTCTTTATCGACGAGATCCACCGGCTCAATCCCGTCGTCGAGGAGAGCCTCTACCCGGCGATGGAAGACTTTCGCATCGACGTGATGACGGGGGAGGGGGCCTTTGCCTCGTCGATTCAGATCGGCATCAACCCGTTCACGCTGATCGGCGCGACCACGCGCACGGGGCTCTTGACGGCCCCGCTCTTCTCTCGCTTCGGGCACGTGCTCCGCCTCGATTTTTATCCCGTCGAAGAGCTCACGCAGATCGTGATGCGTAGCGCACGCCTTCTTGGCGTCGCCGCCGAGGAGAAGGCCGCCTTCGAGATCGCGGGGCGCGCGCGCGGCACGCCGCGCATCGCCAATCGGCTGCTCCGCCGCGTGCGGGACTTCGCGGAGGTGTTGGGCACCGGCGCCGTCGATCTCGCCGTGGTGCAGACCGCGTGTCGCCGCCTGGAGATCGATGCCGCGGGTTTTGATCAGATGGATCGGCGCCTCTTGGCGGTCATCATCGACGACTACGAAGGCGGGCCCGTGGGCGTCGAAACGCTCGCCGCCGCCCTCGGCGAGCCGCGGGACACCATCGAGGACGTCATCGAGCCCTTCCTCTTGCAGCAGGGATTTCTGGGGAGAACACCGCGCGGCCGCGTCGCGACGCGCAAGGCTTACGAGCACCTTGGCCTCTCCGACCGGCTGGGCGATCGAGCGGAAAAATCCGGAGTTCCGCAGAAGAAGCTCTTCGACTGA